Genomic segment of Triticum aestivum cultivar Chinese Spring chromosome 6A, IWGSC CS RefSeq v2.1, whole genome shotgun sequence:
TTGTGGAGGGCAGAAATATTAAATGGGACAATCGTCCAAATGATCATGTCGCAAATCGGTCCAACAGATTAGGTCATGATTATTAATTACTCTTCTTAATCACTCGCATGTGCTGACTGTGTTGTTTAACACTTTGAATGCAACTTGATCATACAAAACTACGAAAATACCATACATGAAAGTGATTTATCTCCTCTCTCATCatcaggcagcagcagcagcttcctTTCATGCCATTATGGCAGCTTCATTTTGGATCTTGAACATCACATTCCTTTTGATCTCTTCCTTTGTAGCTCCCACTATAGCAGAAGTTGGCCGTGCTAACTACCTGCACAAAGGATCTTCACTAGCCGTGAAGCATGCCTCCCATGTCATAGAGTCGCCTGACGGCACCTTCTCCTTTGGGTtctacaacctttcatccacagccTTCACCCTGTCGATCTGGTTCACCAATTCGGCTGACAGGACCATCGCCTGGAGCGCGAACCGGGATCGCCCCGTACACGGGATCGGGTCCAAGGTCAAGCTGAACACTGATGGAAGAAGCATGGTCCTCACGGACTACGATGGCACGGTCGTGTGGCGAACCAACTCGCTGACCGCGGAGGCCGATCACGCGGAGCTCATGGACTCCGGGAACCTCGTGATGAAGGATCAAGGTGGCAACATACTGTGGCAAAGCTTCGACCATCCGACCGACACTCTGCTACCAGGCCAGCCAGTGACGGCCACTGCAAAGTTGGTATCAAAAGATCTCTCACATCCCTCAAGTTACTATACATTGAGTTTCGACGACCGATATGTCTTGTCGCTCGCATATGAGGGGCCGGATCTTTCTAACCACTACTGGCCTAACCCTGACTACAGTAGCTGGATGAACTATAGAATCTCCTATAACAGTAGTAGGAGAGCTGTGCTTGATAAGCTGGGTCAGTTTGTGGCTACTGACAATACCACCTTTCGTGCCTCTGATTGGGGCTTGGAGATCAAGAGGAGGCTAACACTAGACTACGATGGTAATCTCAGGCTTTACAGCCTCGATGAATTTCATCGGAGCTGGTACGTTTCTTGGGTGGCTTTCTCCCAGCCCTGTGACATACATGGcctatgtggttggaatggaatatgtGAGTACTCACCAACACCACGCTGCTCTTGTCCTCCTGGCTATGTGGTCAGTGATCCAAGTGACTGGAGCAAGGGCTGCAAGCCGGTGTTCAACCTCACCTGCGGCCAGCGTACGGGCTTCGTGCGCATTCCTGAGACCGACTTTTGGGGCTCCGATCTGAACTACACCATGTCGACGTCCATGCACACTTGCAAGGAGATGTGCTTGGGGAGTTGCGCATGTGTGGCATTTGAGTACAAAACTTTTCCAAACGCCTGCTTCCTCAAGTCTGCTCTCTTCAATGGCAAGACGCTTCCAGGATACCCCGGCACGGCATATCTCAAGGTTCCCGAGAGCTTTCTGTCGCAGCCGCACACGTCTGACTCTGTTCTTCATCATGGCCATGCCTGTGATGCATCAAACAAGCAGACCGTGAGTTATACCACGCACACCAATGACGGACAGGGTGCAATGTGGCACTACTACTATTGGTTCCTCGCTGCGTTCTTTCTTGTGGAGGTCTGCTTCATTGGTTCTGGCTGGTGGTTCATGTCAAGACAACACTCGGCACGATCAGAGATCTGGGCAGCAGAGGAAGGCTACAGGGTGGTGACGGACCATTTCCGTAGTTTTACCCACAAGGAACTGCGGAGGGCCACTAAGAATTTCAAGGAGGAGCTTGGCCATGGGCGACATGGCTCTGTGTACAAGGGGATTCTGCACGACAGCCGTGTAGTCGCAGTCAAGAAGCTCAACGACGTGAAGCAAGGTGAAGACGAGTTTGAGGCCGAGGTGAGCGTGATCGGTAAGATCTACCATATGAACCTGGTGAGGGTGATGGGCGTATGTTCAGAGCGCAATCACCGACTGCTGGTCTACGAGTATGTAGAGAATGGCTCGCTGGCCATGTTCTTGTTTGGTGACAAAGGGCCACTGCAATGGCATCAGCGGTACAAGGTCGCGGCTGGTGTGGCCAAAGGCCTCGCATACCTTCACCATGAGTGCATGGATTGGATCATTCACTGCGATGTGAAGCCTGAGAACATACTTCTAGACATGGATTTCGATCCCAAGATCAGCGACTTCGGGTTCGCAAAGCTGCTGCAGAGAGGCCAGGCTGATCCCGGTAGCATGTCCAAGGTTCGTGGAACTAGAGGCTACATGGCTCCAGAATGGGTGTCCACCGCCCCCTTAACTGAAAAAGTGGATGTTTATAGCTTCGGGGTGGTGCTGCTGGAGCTGGTCATGGGGTCTCGAGTATCCGAGCGGGCTACCGATGGCCgcgaggatgccgaggctgcactgcaGCAGCTAGAATGGACAATTGAAGAGAAGATGGAAAGTGACGACCTGACATGGATCGATGGCTTTGTGGATCCTAGGTTGGAGGGTGACTTCGTGTATTCGGAGGTGCTGTTGATGCTGGAGGTGGCTGCTATGTGCTTGGAGAAGGAGAAGAGCCAGAGACCGAGCATGAACCATGTGGTTCAGAAGTTCCTCTCATTTGACTGAATTTGGTGACTTGTGTTGCCTTTCTTCTTGGTTTACCTTGCTGAATTCTCCTTTCCTATTGTGTGGTTGGGTATGTTTCACTTCATTGTTGTGGAAACATAATTTCATCTCTGTATGTGCCCTTAAAACATCTCTTTGGTGTAGCAACTAGTATTTGTTTGTTGAGTAGCATATGTGCTGCTGCTGCTGAAAATTTTGTTCTGTGGGTCTCCTCCATTTTAtgtgttatgtttgcattgttgccCCCTCCTGTACTCTGGATCTTTTATGTGTGGTCTGCCTATTATCCTTAAATGTCTCGCTTTGCATTGAAACCTACAGTTCAATTTCTTGTGGATACCTTGTTGAACTTGGGTACTGCCATGAGATAGCTTGCCTGAGGTACCTTGTACGTTACAACAGCTCAATTTCCCATCCAAGTTCTGCAATATGCATGCAACAAGTAATTTCCTTACTGTTAAAACAAATAATAATACCTTCGAAAATTCTGTAGTAAGAAAACTTGAAGAAAAAATGTTGTGAAAGGACAAATTGGAAAGTAATAGTGCAGAAAAACACAAATAAACCTACATATGGTGCTCACAAATAATCTGTATATTGTCTTATAATACATTACGACATCATACTGGTTAATTGAACCATATCAAACAAATATGATAATATTATTTTTGACAGAATATTTGATAGTGTCTTGGTAGAACAAATTTATAATGTTCTTGAGAGATCACAACTTggtgaaaaaaatcagagaaatgCATCCATCAGTTTTACTTACCACCCATCCAAAATATTATACTGAATATAACTCTTCAAGCATAGTAATTTTCTGGTTTATGGTTATGCTTGCTCACAGTTGCTTTCCTGTTGTATATCTAACGGCGACAGGGGGGCATCATGCTAAAGACACCTTTTGTTTAAGCATTAACATATTACGATTCTTATCATGGTTTCTGAACCCACATGATGCAGTAACCATCCAAATTCACATCTAAAGAGAATATCTGAATCCAGAACAATATTTTTTCTACTAAGACCCAAAAGCAACCTTGGCTCATCTAAACTGAAGACGGGGAAACTATTTGGGGCCGCAATGTATTGAATCCAACACATGCACATCCTGAGCACTCATACATATTTCCTATCTAAAACAGAGCAAAATTTTAAATTGCACAACTAAGGTCAGGAGTCACACCGAAAATTGAATCTTATCCTCAAAGGGTCTACAAATATTGTCATTTAATCAGGTGTGTGGACAGCCCCTCCAACTTAATGTGGTAGAACCATTACATGTACCACATACCTGTTTGAAAACAACATAGTACTGGCCAACAAAGTTACCAAGGCACTGAAGACCATATTATTACACAAAATGCAGGTATTGATCAGTATGGAATACCATCCTCCTCAATTGCATATAAAAAAAGGTACAGTCACACACTATCTGAATTTTTGATTATTAACAGGAGCCGATGTCTTGTCGTCCAGAGTTAACTGAGCGAGTTAACAGAGCGTCGTATAAATATACATTGCTGTTTCGCTTCAGGATTCCGGTACCCGAACTTTGCCAAATTAGAAACCTCTCTACCACAGAAGACACGGCGCAGGGCAAGACATGTATAGTCCCAACCCTGCATTTCAGAGCAGCGGTGACTGTCAGATGTAATGTAACAGAGTTTGCAGAAATACCCAACCAATTTAGTATGGCATCTGCTCAAATTCAATGGCCTCTTCTCTCCACCGGCAGGCAACACTGCTCAACTAAGGATCAATGAAAGtacttcctctgtcccataatataagaactagcttagcccgcgcggcggcacgccgcgcctaaTGCTTATCGATACGATGTGTCCATTTACAACAAATGTTACTGGTTTAAGGTAAGACAACCCTGTATGTAGAAAGATAAACTGGAAAGAGGCATAGAGAAATACACATTGTGACTCATTTATTCTCGCCATGCCGTTCTATAAAACAAAGAGCATGCTACAATGATAACTTCCTTCTGTTAGTTTCAGTATATAAAGGCACCATTAGCCGAGGGAGTGTCATATTAGTAGGTAACATGATAGAGTTCAAACATGGGGCAAATAATGTGCATGAACCTATGCCTGAATCAGTCGTTTATGACCATATAGACTTCAGCTATACATCAAGATAATGTTTGTGTATAAAACTGGAAATACCAATGTTtatgtatatataggaagaaaTACCAATAGATACGACCATCTGTTGCAGTTTTTTTGTCTGACCGGTGACTAACTTGCATTCATGACATAGCAATTGGAAAATATTTTCTCAACCAGAAGCCAGGCAAAAGTAGACACATTTCACTTATCTTTTAGACTGGTCATTGTCTCATAACATTCAAAGGAAAAATTAATATACAACATAGAGAAACATAGCTAGTGAGATGGGAACACATCACATAAAGAAGAAAAGGTACAGTGATACAAATTTTGATTCATAAAATAAGTTTTTTCCTCTCAAAAATATAAACTGGGAGAGAAAAGTAAGCTTTCAAAATCAAACACTGGGAGAAAAACGTAAGATGTCCATGTAAAGTTGGTGTGCTGCAGAAAAGAATGAATACTAAAACCGACAACTCACAACAACACCTTGCATTGTCCTGTTGACATGGTAAGCATTTTAACAGTTAGAACATGATAGTACAAACTTAACAGTTTTCATATAAATAACAAAATCTGGACCAACGTAAATCTAAAATAAACAGCAGGTCAAGAGGGCCATTAAAATGCATCTTGTTGTTCACCTCCAGTAAGCAACATGAGAAAAATAGGTTGTTAATAACTTGCCATTGCTTGCGTTTTTTCACCCTTAAGGATCTTATTATGTAAGTTAATAGTGTGTCTTCCAAATTCATCACAACTTGATGCCTGCATACAGATGAGAATAGGGTAAAACCATATTTTAGTATTGATGCCTACATACAACAAATATGAGAATGGGGGTAAACCCATATTGTTTAGTAAGTATAGAGAACCGGTGAAAAATGAGTTACAAAATAAATCTTGTAAATAAATAGTTTTGACTGGAATTGGTTCAGTTATTAATTGTAGTCAAGTGACACATATGTTAGTAAAGCATGACAGGCAACAACTAACCAGTGCTGTCCTTCCAATACTTCAGGAAATTATGTAAATTGTGGGCACATAAATCCACAACTTAATCTATATCCAATTAAATGTAATATCTCTACAATATAAGATAAAATGATTCATGTCTAGGTGCGGCCATCATTGCTGCTTGCACTTGAATCACGGAGAAACAGTACACAGGTTCAGGATGAGTTAAACAATGCATCAGTTCAGCTTCAGAAGCTTGTTCTGTTGTCTGGTACTATAATGGCCAGAGCCAATGCGTTTCTTTCCGAGAGCCATTACGCTGAGCTCTagagaatttttttaaaaatttctCCATGTTTTTGTGTCATGGCATACTTAGAAAGATATATAGTACGTAGTACAAAGTATAAGCACATGTATTTTGTAGTTAATATAAGAACCTTTGAGCTCGTATAAGTAAATAAATACAAAGATGTACAGCCTGCCAGTGCTGCTTTCGGCAAGAGAGGCTTCTATGGTTGTACGTTGGCAGCGAGAGGGGCGACATCGTCGTCCACAGCGCATACAACTACAGAGCACGGACGCCGGCAACGCAGCAAGCACACGGACGCACACCTGACTTACACACGATTACACGAACTGACGAAGCTAGTAACCACTAACCAGCACACTGCACACACACGCGCGCGACACAGCAGG
This window contains:
- the LOC123129669 gene encoding putative receptor protein kinase ZmPK1; amino-acid sequence: MDALHGQTSCGSLLQKLQLVWDEVGENDEDRDKVLFQLDQECLDVYKRKVDQALKSRDLLLQALDYSKMELARLASALGEKSIATSPEKTARTIKQQLAALAPTLEQLGKQKKERINKFADIMSRIEQIRGEIAGNLEIGQQVAIPQINEDDLTDEKLRDFQSQLQELEKKKRERLKKVLEHVSTVQDLCSVLKMEHFSIITEVHESLDDSVGKDHKSISNDTLSKLDRTIATLNEDKTLRLKKLQELATQLNDLWDLMDTPTEERSLFDHVTCNRTASAEEVTAPGALALDIINQAEIEVQRLDELKYSKMKEIAFKKQTTLEDIYAGAHIVIDTAAAHDKIFALIESGSMEPTELIADMDSQILKAKEEALSRKEILDKVERWISACEEESWLEDYNRDDNRYNSGRGAHLNLKRAEKARIQVNKIPGLVETLVAKTTAWEENHGLSFTYDGVPLLAMLDEYVMLRQEKEEEKRKMREQKRYTEQLLNIDREGPFGTRVSPYRVASTKKVPSPKPNGSTTNGSPGRRLSMSTQQNESKSSRSAGKKAAAVAAPPKTPASPNEAATAKEDNASIQHTDADPVPCSPAAAAASFHAIMAASFWILNITFLLISSFVAPTIAEVGRANYLHKGSSLAVKHASHVIESPDGTFSFGFYNLSSTAFTLSIWFTNSADRTIAWSANRDRPVHGIGSKVKLNTDGRSMVLTDYDGTVVWRTNSLTAEADHAELMDSGNLVMKDQGGNILWQSFDHPTDTLLPGQPVTATAKLVSKDLSHPSSYYTLSFDDRYVLSLAYEGPDLSNHYWPNPDYSSWMNYRISYNSSRRAVLDKLGQFVATDNTTFRASDWGLEIKRRLTLDYDGNLRLYSLDEFHRSWYVSWVAFSQPCDIHGLCGWNGICEYSPTPRCSCPPGYVVSDPSDWSKGCKPVFNLTCGQRTGFVRIPETDFWGSDLNYTMSTSMHTCKEMCLGSCACVAFEYKTFPNACFLKSALFNGKTLPGYPGTAYLKVPESFLSQPHTSDSVLHHGHACDASNKQTVSYTTHTNDGQGAMWHYYYWFLAAFFLVEVCFIGSGWWFMSRQHSARSEIWAAEEGYRVVTDHFRSFTHKELRRATKNFKEELGHGRHGSVYKGILHDSRVVAVKKLNDVKQGEDEFEAEVSVIGKIYHMNLVRVMGVCSERNHRLLVYEYVENGSLAMFLFGDKGPLQWHQRYKVAAGVAKGLAYLHHECMDWIIHCDVKPENILLDMDFDPKISDFGFAKLLQRGQADPGSMSKVRGTRGYMAPEWVSTAPLTEKVDVYSFGVVLLELVMGSRVSERATDGREDAEAALQQLEWTIEEKMESDDLTWIDGFVDPRLEGDFVYSEVLLMLEVAAMCLEKEKSQRPSMNHVVQKFLSFD